The genomic region AAAAAATTCGCGACTTTTGCTCTATTTATGTTACTAATAGGACATACTCGAAAGGCGAAGCCAATATTGTCCGGAAGGAGGTGACACGGTTCACGAAATTCCGCCGGAGGGACGTTGGGGCGCTGACCCTGACGGGGATACCCCGCGGTAACGGTTTCGCCCATTTTTCCTGCCTGCTTGATACTCCTCGCATCTAAGTGCATGACATCTACCCACGCTGAAAAAGAGGAATGAATTCCACCGGTAACCGGAGGCCTGCGGTTTGGGCAGCGCCTCACTTACAAGGAGGAGTGTAATGATGTTCATTCTGAAAAGAGTATGGTTGTGTCTGCTTTGTACCTTTTTTCTTCTGCAGCCCCTCGCTGCATCGGCTTCACTGATCATCAATGAGATCATGTACAATCCGGCCCGGGTGAGCGACTCGAACGGGGAATGGTTCGAGGTCTACAATTCCGGCGCCGCGGCAATCGATCTGGACGGCTATACTGTAACCGCCGGATCGTACAGTCTCTCGATCGGATCCCCGCTGATGATCCCAACGGACGGGTTTGTAGTCTTCGGCAGAAAAACCGATTCATCGATCAACGGCGGGGTCACCGTCGATGAACAGTTTTATTTTACTTTAAGCAACACAGCCTCCGAGACCCTGACCCTGACCGCTCCGGACAGTACGGTCATCGACAGCGTCACCTACGGAAGCAGCCTCGGCTTTCCGGTGACCAACGGGGCGTCCATCTGTTACACCGGAGTGGGAGATGACAACGACGGGACCAACTGGGTGAGCGCCGAAACGATCGGGATGACCTATGGAGACGGTGATTACGGAACGCCGGGTGCACCCAACAC from Deltaproteobacteria bacterium harbors:
- a CDS encoding PEP-CTERM sorting domain-containing protein, with amino-acid sequence MMFILKRVWLCLLCTFFLLQPLAASASLIINEIMYNPARVSDSNGEWFEVYNSGAAAIDLDGYTVTAGSYSLSIGSPLMIPTDGFVVFGRKTDSSINGGVTVDEQFYFTLSNTASETLTLTAPDSTVIDSVTYGSSLGFPVTNGASICYTGVGDDNDGTNWVSAETIGMTYGDGDYGTPGAPNTATVPEPASMLLIGTGLCGLPIRRKR